Proteins encoded by one window of Azoarcus sp. PA01:
- a CDS encoding putative selenate ABC transporter substrate-binding protein, whose protein sequence is MIPMSKLISRFALALSLLLGAAAAPAQVLRVSAIPDEAPTELQRKFKPLGEYLEKETGLEVVFTPVSDYAAVVEGLAAKKIDLAWLGGFTFVQAKLRTNGEALPIVQRAEDAVFTSKFIVPADSPVKSLSELKGRTFAFGSPSSTSGHLMPRFFLLEDGIDPDKDFTRIAFSGAHDATVAFVASGRAEAGVLNASVMDKLLEKGDANAGRVRVIATTPPYYDYNWTVRPGLDAALREKIANAFLKLDPADPAHKELMALQRASKYVPTTSANYDGIERAARSAGLIK, encoded by the coding sequence ATGATTCCGATGTCCAAACTAATTTCCCGCTTCGCGCTGGCGCTCTCGTTGCTGCTCGGTGCGGCCGCGGCCCCCGCGCAGGTCTTGCGCGTGTCGGCGATCCCCGACGAGGCGCCGACCGAGCTGCAGCGCAAGTTTAAGCCGCTCGGGGAGTATCTCGAAAAGGAGACCGGCCTCGAAGTGGTGTTCACTCCGGTCAGCGACTACGCGGCCGTCGTCGAAGGCCTCGCGGCGAAGAAGATCGATCTCGCCTGGCTCGGCGGATTCACGTTCGTGCAGGCCAAACTGCGCACCAATGGCGAGGCGTTGCCGATCGTCCAGCGCGCCGAAGACGCAGTATTCACCAGCAAGTTCATCGTGCCGGCCGACAGTCCGGTCAAATCGCTTTCCGAGCTGAAGGGCAGGACTTTCGCCTTCGGTTCGCCCTCGTCGACCTCGGGACACCTGATGCCGCGCTTCTTCCTGCTCGAGGACGGCATCGACCCCGACAAGGACTTCACCCGCATTGCGTTCTCGGGGGCACACGACGCGACCGTCGCGTTCGTCGCCTCCGGCCGCGCCGAGGCGGGCGTGCTCAACGCCTCGGTGATGGACAAGCTGCTCGAGAAAGGCGACGCCAACGCCGGCCGGGTCAGGGTGATCGCCACGACGCCGCCTTACTACGATTACAACTGGACGGTACGCCCCGGCCTCGATGCGGCGCTGCGCGAGAAGATCGCCAACGCCTTCCTGAAGCTCGACCCGGCCGATCCGGCGCACAAGGAACTGATGGCGCTGCAGCGCGCCTCGAAATACGTACCCACGACCAGCGCCAATTACGATGGCATCGAGCGTGCGGCGCGCAGTGCCGGGCTGATCAAGTAG
- a CDS encoding cache domain-containing protein, which translates to MFARIRIVRAVVLGGFALWAGTALPQDVGQARTDAPRIVAAAEKRATVLLERAVRHVQAHGEAGVQAFAREEQFVDRDLYAYALRTDGHFLASGGFSAALVGTNVLDYTDAEGKPFFHEIVRLAKEQGGGRVEYKWFNPADSRGEPKVTLFRKVGELIVAVGYFSPRATPADAKAMVDAAAKAVKADEASAFAAFQRIDGRFVRDDLYVFAVDLRSRRFVAYAAQPGLVGTDSHRLVDPAGRHIVSEMIAQLGESTSGKLDYKWLNPVSGKIESKRSYIRRVGETMVGVGYYKR; encoded by the coding sequence ATGTTTGCCAGAATCCGTATCGTCCGCGCCGTCGTGCTCGGTGGTTTCGCGCTGTGGGCCGGGACTGCATTGCCGCAGGACGTGGGCCAGGCGCGTACGGATGCGCCGCGCATCGTGGCCGCTGCCGAAAAACGCGCGACCGTGCTCCTTGAGCGCGCCGTGCGCCACGTCCAGGCGCACGGCGAAGCCGGCGTCCAGGCCTTCGCTCGCGAGGAGCAGTTCGTCGATCGCGACCTCTATGCGTATGCACTGCGCACCGACGGGCATTTCCTAGCGAGCGGCGGTTTTTCCGCCGCGCTCGTCGGAACCAACGTGCTCGACTACACCGACGCCGAGGGCAAGCCGTTCTTCCACGAGATCGTTCGGCTCGCGAAAGAGCAGGGCGGCGGACGGGTCGAATACAAATGGTTCAACCCCGCCGACAGCCGCGGCGAGCCGAAGGTGACGCTGTTCCGCAAAGTGGGCGAGCTGATTGTCGCCGTCGGCTACTTTTCTCCGCGTGCGACACCGGCCGACGCAAAGGCGATGGTCGATGCGGCGGCGAAAGCGGTGAAAGCCGATGAGGCAAGCGCGTTCGCCGCGTTCCAGCGGATCGACGGGCGCTTCGTGCGCGACGACTTGTACGTGTTCGCGGTCGACCTGCGCAGCCGGCGTTTCGTCGCCTACGCCGCTCAACCGGGTCTCGTCGGCACCGACTCACACCGACTCGTCGATCCGGCCGGGCGGCACATCGTCAGCGAGATGATCGCCCAACTGGGCGAGAGCACGAGCGGCAAGCTCGACTACAAGTGGCTCAATCCCGTTTCGGGAAAGATCGAGTCGAAACGCAGCTATATCCGGCGCGTAGGTGAAACGATGGTCGGCGTCGGCTACTACAAGCGGTAA
- a CDS encoding ATP-binding cassette domain-containing protein: MGFELERAGLTHGNGFRALQRVSLRVGRGERVAVIGPSGAGKTSLIRLLGTALRPTQGRLDVLGANPWRLSASALRHLRARIGTIHQSPPIPPRLRVVTAIHAGRLGRWPAWKGLLSLLYPVDIAGAHAALARFDLADRLFERCDRLSGGQLQRVGIARVLYQQPDLILADEPVSALDPALADAALGELVAESARSGASLFASLHAVDLALKWFPRIIGLRGGEVVFDLPTARLSDSMLHELYAAEGAMLPVQAADAAADAMIDPEADAKVVRLDTSRGR, translated from the coding sequence ATGGGATTCGAACTGGAAAGAGCCGGGCTGACCCACGGCAACGGCTTTCGCGCGCTGCAGCGGGTGTCGTTGCGCGTAGGCCGAGGCGAGCGGGTCGCGGTGATCGGCCCGTCGGGCGCCGGCAAGACCAGCCTGATCCGGCTCCTCGGTACCGCGCTGCGCCCGACCCAAGGGCGGCTCGACGTTCTCGGCGCCAACCCCTGGCGGCTGTCGGCGAGTGCGCTGCGGCACCTGCGCGCGCGCATCGGCACGATCCACCAGAGCCCGCCGATCCCGCCGCGCCTGCGCGTGGTCACCGCGATCCACGCCGGACGGCTCGGGCGCTGGCCGGCGTGGAAAGGCCTGCTGTCGCTGCTCTATCCGGTCGACATCGCCGGAGCGCACGCGGCGCTCGCGCGCTTCGACCTCGCCGACCGCCTGTTCGAGCGCTGCGACCGGCTCTCGGGCGGGCAATTGCAGCGCGTCGGCATCGCCCGCGTGCTCTATCAGCAGCCCGACCTGATCCTCGCCGACGAGCCCGTTTCCGCGCTCGACCCCGCGCTCGCCGATGCGGCGCTCGGCGAGCTGGTCGCCGAATCGGCGCGCAGCGGCGCCAGCCTGTTCGCGTCGCTGCACGCGGTCGACCTGGCGCTCAAATGGTTTCCGCGCATCATCGGCCTGCGCGGCGGCGAAGTGGTGTTCGACCTGCCAACCGCCCGCCTCAGCGATTCGATGCTGCACGAACTCTATGCCGCCGAGGGCGCCATGCTGCCGGTGCAAGCCGCGGATGCCGCGGCGGACGCGATGATCGACCCCGAGGCGGACGCGAAGGTCGTTCGCCTCGACACCTCCCGCGGACGCTGA
- the phnE gene encoding phosphonate ABC transporter, permease protein PhnE, which translates to MNETREPCAPRGAADFCLSCVLTCALVAAAVAGSFVYLGIDFGTLFSVGAVADMARFATSFFPPDLEPDFLRQTAYGAVQTFAVAMVGTLLAAAAGLLLALPAAGRHGAAAERLSRFLLNLLRSVPELVWATLMVLAAGLGPFAGVLALALHTTGVLGRLFAEAIENAPPQPEQSLLDIGSGGVAAFLYGTLPLVWAQSVAYGLYRLEMNIRMAAVLGFVGAGGLGQMLYFHLSIFQQAQAATVLIAMFALVLSVDALSDRLRAWMGRN; encoded by the coding sequence ATGAACGAGACCCGCGAGCCCTGCGCACCGCGAGGTGCTGCCGATTTCTGCCTGAGTTGCGTGCTGACCTGTGCACTGGTCGCCGCCGCGGTGGCGGGGAGCTTTGTCTATCTCGGAATCGACTTCGGAACGCTCTTCTCGGTCGGCGCCGTGGCTGACATGGCGCGCTTCGCAACGTCGTTCTTCCCGCCCGATCTCGAACCCGACTTCCTGCGCCAGACCGCTTACGGCGCCGTGCAGACGTTCGCGGTGGCAATGGTCGGCACGCTGCTCGCCGCGGCCGCCGGGTTGCTGCTCGCGCTGCCGGCCGCCGGGCGCCACGGCGCCGCGGCCGAACGCCTGTCGCGTTTCCTGCTCAATCTGTTGCGCAGCGTGCCGGAGCTGGTGTGGGCGACGCTGATGGTGCTGGCCGCCGGGCTCGGCCCTTTCGCCGGGGTGCTGGCGCTGGCGCTGCACACCACCGGCGTGCTCGGCCGGCTGTTCGCCGAGGCGATCGAGAACGCCCCGCCGCAGCCCGAGCAAAGCCTTCTGGACATTGGCAGCGGCGGGGTGGCGGCTTTCCTCTATGGAACCTTGCCGCTGGTGTGGGCGCAATCGGTGGCCTACGGGCTCTACCGACTGGAGATGAACATCCGCATGGCCGCAGTGCTGGGCTTCGTCGGCGCCGGCGGCCTCGGGCAGATGCTGTACTTCCACCTGTCGATTTTCCAGCAGGCACAGGCAGCCACGGTGCTGATCGCGATGTTCGCGCTGGTGCTCAGCGTCGACGCGCTGAGCGACCGCCTGCGCGCATGGATGGGGCGCAATTGA
- a CDS encoding transcriptional regulator, whose amino-acid sequence MNGLTRKLLTIVTESVLERVLPEDLERLGARGFTITEARGKGSRGMRGGTWDENSNIRIEILCDTATAEALTAHLQKHYYDDYAMVMFVSDVTVLRSEKF is encoded by the coding sequence ATGAACGGCCTGACACGCAAGCTACTGACCATCGTCACCGAAAGTGTCCTGGAGCGCGTTCTGCCCGAAGACCTGGAGCGCCTGGGCGCGCGGGGCTTCACCATCACAGAGGCTCGCGGCAAGGGCAGCCGCGGAATGCGCGGCGGCACCTGGGACGAGAACAGCAATATCCGTATCGAAATTCTGTGCGACACGGCCACGGCTGAGGCGCTCACGGCACATCTGCAAAAGCACTACTACGACGATTACGCGATGGTGATGTTCGTGAGCGACGTGACCGTGCTCAGGTCTGAAAAATTCTGA
- a CDS encoding multicopper oxidase, producing the protein MITRRLFLKATLWMGAVLLPWKWGSRHASAAPIPGGTLDPTTISKYRMQLLIPPAMPQTPPPTPTVDVDYYEIAVRQFEQQILPAGMPMTTVWSYGSVNHPDTFHYPAFTIEARYGAPVRVKWINGLVDEHGRYLQHLLPVDASLHWANPAGGPTGRDAHPVVDATPGPYTGPVPIVTHLHGGHTHDDSDGFTEAWYLPQARNIPGGFARVGSEYQRFRAEAQARMGQAWTPGSAVFEYENDQDAATLWYHDHTLGMTRLNVYAGPAGFYLIRGGGRDLPDGVLPGPAAGVGADPFGRHYEIPLAIQDRSFNADGSLFYPDSRTFFDGYEGPYFPHTEVAPIWNPEFFGNTIVVNGRTWPYLEVEPRRYRFRLLNGCNSRFLILEFDDPDLAFWQIGADGGFLPAATQLRRLLLAPAERADVIVDFTGRTVGEQIVLRNHGPDEPFGGGEPDEDFDAADPGTTGQVMQFRIVPLTAADPSTPAPELVLPALTPLGAATLTRKVALNEKTAGLPDFDGPVEAKLGIIDENGVNIPLDWQNAVTENPALGSIETWEIHNFTEDAHPIHIHEVQFEVVDRQPFDGAPYGPESGETGVKDTVIAYPGEITRVKALFDRPGLYVWHCHILEHEDNEMMRRYVIGPMTAADAGHR; encoded by the coding sequence ATGATCACCCGACGGTTATTCCTGAAAGCGACGCTATGGATGGGCGCCGTGCTGCTGCCGTGGAAATGGGGAAGCCGGCATGCATCCGCCGCCCCGATCCCCGGCGGCACCCTCGATCCGACGACGATCTCCAAGTACCGGATGCAGCTGCTCATCCCGCCGGCGATGCCGCAGACCCCGCCGCCGACCCCTACGGTCGACGTCGACTACTACGAAATCGCTGTCCGCCAGTTCGAGCAGCAGATCCTGCCGGCCGGCATGCCGATGACGACGGTGTGGAGCTACGGCTCCGTCAACCATCCCGACACGTTCCACTACCCCGCCTTCACGATCGAGGCCCGGTACGGCGCGCCGGTTCGGGTGAAGTGGATCAACGGCCTGGTGGACGAGCACGGCCGGTACCTGCAGCACCTGCTGCCGGTCGATGCGAGCCTGCATTGGGCCAATCCTGCCGGCGGCCCGACGGGGCGCGATGCGCATCCGGTGGTCGATGCGACGCCCGGACCCTACACCGGGCCGGTTCCCATCGTCACTCATCTCCACGGCGGCCACACCCATGACGACAGCGACGGATTCACGGAAGCGTGGTATCTGCCACAGGCGAGGAACATTCCCGGCGGCTTCGCCCGCGTCGGCTCCGAGTACCAGCGGTTCCGCGCGGAGGCCCAGGCGCGCATGGGACAGGCATGGACGCCCGGCTCGGCGGTATTCGAGTACGAAAACGACCAGGATGCGGCGACGCTGTGGTACCACGACCACACGCTCGGCATGACCCGCCTCAACGTCTATGCGGGACCGGCGGGCTTCTATCTGATCCGCGGCGGCGGCCGCGATCTGCCCGACGGCGTGCTGCCGGGCCCGGCTGCAGGCGTGGGCGCCGATCCCTTCGGACGGCATTACGAGATTCCCCTCGCCATCCAGGACCGCTCGTTCAACGCCGACGGCTCGCTGTTCTACCCGGACAGCCGCACCTTCTTCGACGGCTACGAAGGGCCGTACTTCCCTCACACCGAGGTGGCGCCGATCTGGAACCCGGAGTTTTTCGGCAACACGATCGTCGTCAATGGTCGCACCTGGCCGTACCTGGAGGTCGAGCCGCGTCGGTATCGTTTCCGGCTCCTGAACGGCTGCAACTCGCGCTTCCTCATCCTCGAGTTCGACGACCCCGACCTCGCCTTCTGGCAGATCGGTGCGGATGGAGGCTTCCTGCCCGCCGCGACGCAACTGCGCCGGTTGCTGCTCGCGCCTGCCGAACGTGCCGACGTGATCGTCGACTTCACCGGCAGGACGGTCGGCGAGCAGATCGTCCTGCGCAACCACGGGCCGGACGAGCCGTTCGGCGGCGGCGAGCCCGACGAGGACTTCGACGCCGCCGATCCGGGCACGACCGGCCAGGTGATGCAGTTCCGGATCGTTCCCCTTACGGCCGCGGATCCGAGCACGCCGGCCCCTGAGCTCGTGCTGCCGGCGCTGACACCGCTCGGCGCGGCGACCTTGACGCGCAAGGTGGCGCTGAACGAGAAGACGGCGGGATTGCCGGATTTCGACGGACCCGTCGAGGCGAAGCTCGGGATCATCGACGAGAACGGCGTGAACATCCCCCTCGACTGGCAGAACGCGGTGACCGAGAACCCGGCGCTCGGGTCGATCGAGACTTGGGAGATCCACAACTTCACCGAGGACGCGCACCCGATCCACATCCACGAAGTGCAGTTCGAGGTGGTCGATCGGCAGCCGTTCGACGGCGCTCCGTACGGGCCGGAATCCGGAGAGACCGGCGTCAAGGACACGGTCATCGCCTATCCGGGCGAGATCACGCGGGTGAAGGCGTTGTTCGATCGTCCGGGGCTATACGTCTGGCACTGCCACATCCTCGAGCACGAGGACAACGAGATGATGCGGCGGTACGTCATCGGGCCGATGACCGCGGCCGATGCCGGTCACCGCTAA
- a CDS encoding sodium-dependent bicarbonate transport family permease: MTALDPVLLFFVLGLTAGLLRSEMRLPAAVYELISMLLLLTIGLKGGIELAKQPLGALALQTLAVMAMGALLPLIAFPVLRFAGHFKRADAASIAAHYGSVSVATYAVATSYFASRQIDFEAHMPFLLAVLEIPAIVVGILLARGLNGEMRIGKVAHEIFLGKGIVLLVGGLLIGWAAGAEGLVSVKPLFFDLFKGILALFLLEMGLITAAQFGSLRQHGLFLVLFGVGMPLFSSIIGMVLGCALGLSPGGTAMLAILAASASYIAVPAAMRISVPEANPTLSLAASLGVTFPFNVLVGIPIYHALTDHWFAFIGK; encoded by the coding sequence TTGACCGCGCTTGATCCCGTTCTGCTGTTCTTCGTTCTCGGGCTCACGGCCGGCCTGCTGCGCTCGGAAATGCGTTTGCCGGCCGCCGTCTATGAGCTGATCAGCATGTTGCTGCTGCTGACCATCGGCTTGAAGGGGGGCATCGAGCTCGCCAAGCAACCGCTTGGGGCGCTTGCACTGCAAACGCTCGCGGTCATGGCAATGGGTGCCCTTCTGCCGCTGATTGCTTTTCCTGTTCTGCGGTTTGCCGGTCACTTCAAGCGCGCGGATGCGGCCTCGATCGCGGCCCACTATGGATCGGTGAGTGTCGCGACGTACGCAGTCGCCACCTCTTATTTCGCCAGCCGTCAAATCGATTTCGAAGCTCACATGCCGTTCCTGTTGGCGGTACTCGAAATTCCGGCCATCGTGGTTGGCATCTTGCTCGCACGCGGGCTTAACGGTGAAATGCGCATTGGCAAAGTCGCACACGAGATTTTTCTCGGCAAAGGCATTGTGTTGCTGGTAGGAGGCTTGCTGATCGGCTGGGCGGCCGGCGCCGAGGGCCTCGTTTCAGTCAAGCCTTTATTCTTCGATTTGTTCAAAGGCATCCTCGCCCTGTTCCTGCTCGAGATGGGACTGATCACGGCCGCCCAATTCGGCAGCTTGCGTCAGCATGGCTTGTTCCTGGTCTTGTTCGGTGTGGGCATGCCGCTGTTTTCATCGATCATCGGGATGGTGTTAGGCTGCGCGCTCGGTCTCTCGCCGGGCGGCACCGCGATGCTGGCGATTCTGGCGGCAAGTGCGTCCTATATCGCGGTGCCTGCGGCGATGAGAATTTCGGTGCCGGAAGCCAATCCGACGCTGTCGCTGGCGGCATCTCTTGGCGTCACGTTCCCCTTTAATGTGCTGGTAGGCATCCCCATCTATCATGCACTGACCGACCATTGGTTCGCATTCATCGGGAAATAG
- a CDS encoding SUMF1/EgtB/PvdO family nonheme iron enzyme produces MNIDAARSEAARRGGRQLLAAALADSRARTLALLDAYAAALGKSLAIPCSPQLNPPRWEAGHIGWFQDYWIARNRQRARGVACDPDHQRPAGRFAQADALYDSSKVPHATRWQLDLPDLAATRAYLAEGLAETLALLAATPETDADLYFFRLVLFHEDMHGEAGIYMAQALDIPLPEPLLGPESTVSEARALRVPAQSWTLGRHDDGFAFDNELAAHEVAVRAFEIDSEVVSWRRYLPFVEQTGAAPPRYLRRDDGGWQRCVFGRWEALPLDAPAVHLRWDEADAWCRWAGRRLPGEAEWEIAALTQPAFCWGEVWEWTASRFVPYPGFVAHPYRDYSAPWFGDRYVLRGASRATSPRIAHPRYRNYFTPERNDLHNGFRSCAR; encoded by the coding sequence ATGAACATCGACGCCGCCCGCTCCGAAGCCGCCCGTCGTGGCGGCCGCCAGCTCCTCGCTGCCGCGCTCGCCGACAGCCGCGCGCGCACGCTGGCGCTGCTCGATGCCTACGCCGCCGCGCTCGGCAAGTCGCTGGCAATTCCCTGTTCCCCGCAGCTCAACCCGCCGCGCTGGGAAGCCGGGCATATCGGCTGGTTCCAGGACTACTGGATCGCGCGCAACCGGCAGCGCGCGAGAGGTGTCGCCTGCGACCCCGACCATCAGCGCCCCGCCGGGCGCTTCGCGCAGGCCGACGCGCTGTACGACTCGAGCAAAGTACCGCATGCGACCCGCTGGCAGCTCGACCTGCCCGATCTCGCCGCGACCCGCGCCTATCTGGCCGAGGGGCTGGCGGAGACGCTGGCGCTGCTCGCCGCGACGCCGGAGACCGACGCGGACCTGTATTTTTTTCGCTTGGTATTGTTTCACGAGGACATGCACGGCGAGGCCGGGATCTACATGGCGCAAGCGCTCGACATCCCGCTGCCCGAGCCGCTGCTCGGGCCGGAGAGTACCGTGTCGGAGGCTCGCGCCCTGCGGGTTCCGGCGCAGAGCTGGACGCTCGGCCGGCACGATGACGGCTTCGCCTTCGATAACGAACTCGCGGCGCACGAGGTCGCGGTGCGGGCTTTCGAGATCGATTCCGAGGTCGTGAGCTGGCGCCGCTACCTGCCTTTCGTCGAGCAGACCGGCGCCGCGCCGCCGCGCTATCTGCGCCGGGACGACGGCGGCTGGCAGCGCTGCGTTTTCGGTCGCTGGGAGGCGCTGCCGCTGGATGCTCCGGCCGTGCATCTGCGCTGGGACGAAGCCGACGCGTGGTGCCGCTGGGCAGGGCGGCGCCTCCCCGGCGAAGCCGAATGGGAAATCGCCGCGCTGACGCAGCCGGCGTTTTGCTGGGGCGAGGTCTGGGAATGGACCGCCAGCCGCTTCGTCCCCTACCCCGGTTTCGTCGCCCACCCGTACCGCGACTACTCGGCGCCGTGGTTCGGCGACCGCTACGTGCTGCGCGGGGCGAGTCGGGCGACAAGCCCGCGCATCGCGCATCCGCGCTACCGCAACTACTTCACTCCCGAGCGCAATGATCTGCACAACGGCTTTCGCAGTTGCGCACGCTAG
- a CDS encoding ABC transporter permease, with translation MSASAQALPPPDRDPDARARLGWTLVALVLLWPLLVLAEFRPWALFDAGNLRVMGSFLGGFLPPATSTEFLGYLLEATLETMAIATAGIALALLLAVPLSVLSTRALAVSKIGPGPGRLGGKMVRAAGRALLTFLRAIPEIVWALMFVRVLGLGPAAGVLALAITYGGMLGKVYTEILESTDTRPARAILEAGGGRFAALAYGLLPNAAQELTSYTVYRWECAVRASVIMGFVGAGGLGQLMDQSMKMLNGGEAATILFVFLVLVLFADALSATLRRALA, from the coding sequence ATGAGCGCGTCGGCCCAAGCGCTCCCGCCGCCCGATCGCGACCCGGACGCGCGTGCGCGGCTGGGCTGGACGCTCGTGGCGCTGGTGCTGCTGTGGCCGCTGCTGGTGCTGGCCGAGTTCCGCCCGTGGGCGCTGTTCGACGCCGGTAATCTGCGAGTCATGGGGAGCTTTCTCGGCGGCTTCCTTCCGCCGGCCACCTCGACCGAGTTTCTCGGCTACCTCCTCGAGGCGACGCTGGAAACGATGGCGATCGCCACCGCCGGCATCGCGCTCGCGCTGCTGCTGGCGGTGCCCCTCTCGGTCCTGAGCACTCGCGCGCTGGCGGTGTCGAAGATCGGACCGGGCCCGGGGCGCCTGGGCGGCAAAATGGTGCGCGCTGCAGGACGGGCGCTACTGACTTTCCTGCGCGCCATTCCGGAGATCGTCTGGGCGCTGATGTTCGTGCGCGTGCTCGGCCTCGGCCCGGCGGCCGGCGTGCTGGCGCTCGCGATCACCTACGGCGGGATGCTCGGCAAGGTCTACACCGAGATCCTCGAATCGACCGATACGCGTCCGGCGCGCGCGATCCTCGAAGCCGGCGGCGGGCGCTTCGCCGCCCTCGCGTACGGGCTGCTGCCCAACGCCGCGCAGGAGCTGACTTCGTACACGGTCTATCGCTGGGAATGCGCAGTGCGCGCCTCGGTGATCATGGGTTTTGTCGGCGCCGGCGGGCTCGGGCAACTGATGGACCAGTCGATGAAGATGCTCAACGGCGGCGAAGCGGCGACGATCCTCTTCGTCTTCCTCGTGCTGGTGCTGTTCGCCGACGCACTGAGCGCGACCCTGCGCAGGGCGCTCGCATGA
- a CDS encoding TIGR04348 family glycosyltransferase, with protein sequence MTGATSMPQLVIVSPALRDANNGNWQTARRWQRHLAGDCQVRVVKAWPDALAAGDAAMIALHARRSAQSIAAWASARPGKGLAVVLTGTDLYRDIMTDATARRSLELAQALVVLQECAPHALPEAVRAKAHVIFQSTTARKALAKSSLHLRAVMVGHLREEKSPQTLFAAARLLAGRRDIFIDHIGDPLDPALGETARATMAAVPNYRWLGGLPHEAVRRHIQRAHLLIHASRMEGGAHVVMEAVASGTPVLASRIDGNVGMLGADYEGYFPWGDAEALATLLSRCRESVIGEGDGLIARLAAQCRQRAPLFAPERERAALRRLVGDLLSRPAGAS encoded by the coding sequence ATGACCGGTGCCACGAGTATGCCGCAACTGGTGATCGTCAGTCCGGCGCTGCGCGATGCCAACAACGGCAATTGGCAGACGGCTCGGCGCTGGCAGCGGCACCTCGCCGGCGACTGCCAGGTGCGCGTCGTCAAGGCCTGGCCCGATGCGCTGGCCGCCGGCGACGCCGCGATGATCGCGCTGCATGCACGTCGGTCGGCGCAATCGATCGCGGCGTGGGCCAGCGCGCGCCCAGGCAAAGGCCTCGCGGTGGTGCTTACCGGCACCGACCTGTATCGCGACATCATGACGGACGCCACGGCGCGGCGTTCGCTGGAGCTTGCGCAGGCGCTCGTCGTGCTGCAGGAATGCGCGCCGCACGCGCTGCCCGAAGCGGTGCGCGCCAAGGCGCATGTGATTTTCCAGTCCACGACGGCGCGAAAGGCGCTCGCGAAGTCGTCGCTTCATCTGCGGGCAGTGATGGTCGGCCACCTGCGCGAGGAAAAATCGCCGCAGACGCTGTTCGCCGCCGCACGGCTGCTCGCCGGCCGGCGCGACATCTTCATCGACCACATCGGCGATCCGCTCGATCCGGCGCTCGGCGAGACCGCGCGAGCGACGATGGCTGCGGTACCGAACTACCGCTGGCTCGGCGGGCTACCGCACGAGGCGGTGCGCCGCCACATCCAGCGCGCGCATCTGCTGATCCACGCGAGCCGCATGGAAGGCGGCGCGCACGTCGTGATGGAAGCGGTCGCGAGCGGCACGCCCGTGCTCGCTTCGCGCATCGACGGCAACGTCGGGATGCTGGGTGCCGACTATGAAGGCTACTTTCCGTGGGGCGACGCCGAGGCGCTGGCAACGCTGCTGTCACGCTGCCGGGAATCGGTCATCGGAGAGGGCGACGGACTGATCGCACGGTTGGCTGCACAGTGCCGGCAGCGCGCCCCGCTGTTCGCGCCGGAACGCGAACGCGCCGCGCTGCGCCGGCTCGTCGGCGATCTGCTGTCGCGACCCGCGGGAGCGAGCTGA